TCACACATCCTCGAATTAAAACTCGTCTCCAAGCACTTATCCAAGCAACAATGGATACCCCGGGAGGACCCCCTCCAGCGTTGATTCTGGATGCAGCCCTGCTAGTGAGGGCTGGCTGGTCTGATATTTGCGATAACCTCGTATTTATTGACTCTCCACTCGAGCAGCGGCTTCAGCGATCCCGCCAAAGGGGGTGGAGCGATTCCGAATTTAGCGCCAGAGAGGCAGCGCAGGAAAAATTAAAAGAGAAACGAGAATTGTCCGATTACATAATTCGTAACGGCGGTGATCTTGTCGAGCTCGACCAGCAAGTCGAACATTATTGGCGAGAACGCGTCCTTTCTCCTACCTCCTGATGCTTTTCTTTCTGTCCATTAATTATTGCGAATTCGACATCCCAGCCCATTTCGCGGCTTGCCGATCTGCCTTCCGAATGTCCCATTTAGGGGAAACCAAACCACTTTTGAAATGATGCGTGGGGGCGACAAATCGCCTAGCTTCGACAATTGTCGTTAGGACCGCTAATTCTCGAAACTGTAACACGTTAGCGTGTTTATCCGAGTAGCGATTCTCGACTCGTCGACGATGCGGCGATCTGTTACAACGGAGGTAACTCGTCTCCTCCCAAGCAAGGCGAATGCCGAGCCGAAATCACTTCCTGCTCGATATTGGTCTGCCTATAAAACTCCGCACACGGCGTCTTTTCGGACGTCGTCCGGTTCGTCTTTTCTCATCTTGGAGTCCAGTTCCATGCCTCATCGAAGCAGCGGAACAAAAAATCAGAATCATGATTCGCGCTCAGGACAGCCCAAATTTGGGGCTGGCATCCTGCCCGAATCAAGTAATAACCACGAGCCCAGTGCTCGTAATCCGAAGTCGGAAGGAACAGACGCAGTGAATGAGTTACGTCGGCTTGATGTCGATGACGACGCCGAGCCTATGTCGCTGGCCGAGCAATTGGTCAGTCGGTCGCGACGTCCTCAGGAGGAGGATGCGGACGACCAGCGTTACGAGAAGGTAAAG
The nucleotide sequence above comes from Blastopirellula sp. J2-11. Encoded proteins:
- the coaE gene encoding dephospho-CoA kinase (Dephospho-CoA kinase (CoaE) performs the final step in coenzyme A biosynthesis.); translated protein: MKVIGILGGIASGKSTVASLFRNQGAVVADADQIGHQVLRDEATKHEIREKFGSDVFQIDGEVDRRQLAAKVFGGDDLSRKRLAELEKITHPRIKTRLQALIQATMDTPGGPPPALILDAALLVRAGWSDICDNLVFIDSPLEQRLQRSRQRGWSDSEFSAREAAQEKLKEKRELSDYIIRNGGDLVELDQQVEHYWRERVLSPTS